A window of Acidobacteriota bacterium genomic DNA:
ATCACGTCGACGCCGTACGAGAGCAGCGCATCGCCGCTATCCCTGGTGATGCCGGCACCGGCTGCGGCATTCTCCACGTTGGCAATCGTCAGGTCGATCCCGAACCGATCGACGATGAGGGGCACTCCCCGCCGGATCAAGTCCCGGCCCGGCCGCCCGACGACATCGCCGATGAACAGAATTTTCATGCGCTTGGTGCGCGCGTGACCGGCACGATGATGTCCCGGCCGCGGCGGTTTTCGATCTTCGGGATCCGGACGCGCAGTTCGCCATTGCCCAGCGTGGCGGACGCCCGGCTGGCATCGAGCGCGCCCCCCACGCGAACGGCGCGCGCGAAGCGGCCGAAGTCGCGTTCGACGAGGTGAAAACTCGCGGCGGTCCGATCGCCGGGATCCGACGGCATCTTCCCGCCGACGATCAGGACGATATCGTCTTTCAGCAGCACCCGGATATCTTCGATCGCGACGCCGGGCAAATCGGCGACGATTTCGACCGCATCCGCCGTCTCCAGCGCGTCGAGCGTCGGTGAGAACACGCCGGGCTGCAGACGCCGATCAAGCGGCCGTGCGCGGTCCAGATCCGCGAATAACCGCTGGACCTCGTCGGCCAGATCCTTGACGTCGTCAAGCGGCAGCATCGTATCGATCTG
This region includes:
- a CDS encoding Hsp20/alpha crystallin family protein codes for the protein MRQIDTMLPLDDVKDLADEVQRLFADLDRARPLDRRLQPGVFSPTLDALETADAVEIVADLPGVAIEDIRVLLKDDIVLIVGGKMPSDPGDRTAASFHLVERDFGRFARAVRVGGALDASRASATLGNGELRVRIPKIENRRGRDIIVPVTRAPSA